One Acidobacteriota bacterium genomic region harbors:
- a CDS encoding ABC transporter ATP-binding protein, protein MAIIKNERLRKILRGYIGEARWSLITALLSTLCVAGADLLRPWPLKIIIDYVLLDKPSTFFSGHIGDSLQTHKTLSVIVIAASIILISGIKSLAGYLQAFIVSRIGYKLAHALRRELFSHIQRLSITFHKRIKSGELITKVTSDTNGIREIFTDYAMTFFSELLIIIGIFAVMLTLSWKLSLVVLITFPILVFLCFYRYLRIRDSVRRQRNAEGKVTSRINEILQSMSVVQAFGREKYEEKRFENQSMENLEESIRTARLEAAAARAVEIVTASGTAVVVLLGSLQVLNGALTPGDVLVFSSYLTALYGPVRNLAKFSSKFSRTVVCAQRISELLETEPGVKDLPTAIKATTIQGEICFKNVSFDYGDGNNVLNQISLKIPRGEHLALVGNSGAGKSTIAALLLRFFDATSGAIFIDQTDIRNFQRDSLRQKIGIILQESILFSGTIQENIAYGKLDATIEEIQAAAKAANAHEFIMNLPQGYQTVVGERGGTLSGGQRQRIAIARTFIRNTPILILDEPMSGLDVESEGAVKDALKRLMDGRTCILITHDIQSAAEADRILLLENGAIIEQGSHQTLMRYGHRYQKLFSNKTPLKSAVNY, encoded by the coding sequence ATGGCGATAATCAAAAATGAACGATTGCGAAAAATCCTGCGCGGCTACATTGGTGAAGCCAGGTGGAGCCTGATCACTGCGCTACTGAGCACGCTTTGTGTCGCGGGGGCGGATTTACTGCGCCCCTGGCCCTTAAAAATCATTATTGATTATGTCCTATTAGATAAACCGTCAACCTTTTTTTCAGGTCATATCGGCGATTCTTTACAAACCCACAAAACCCTTTCGGTTATCGTCATCGCCGCTTCGATTATTCTGATAAGCGGCATCAAAAGTCTCGCGGGGTATCTACAGGCATTCATCGTTTCGCGTATCGGTTATAAATTAGCCCATGCGTTAAGGCGCGAGTTGTTCTCTCACATTCAGCGTCTGTCGATCACTTTTCATAAGCGAATAAAATCCGGCGAATTGATTACCAAGGTGACGAGCGACACCAACGGTATACGCGAGATATTTACCGATTATGCGATGACCTTTTTTTCGGAATTATTAATAATTATCGGGATTTTTGCAGTAATGCTCACCTTGAGTTGGAAGTTGAGTCTGGTGGTATTGATTACCTTCCCGATTCTCGTCTTTCTCTGTTTTTACCGTTACCTGCGAATCCGCGATTCCGTTCGGCGACAACGAAATGCCGAAGGGAAAGTCACCTCGCGCATCAATGAAATTCTTCAATCGATGAGCGTGGTTCAGGCATTCGGCAGAGAGAAGTACGAAGAAAAGCGATTTGAAAACCAAAGTATGGAAAACCTGGAAGAGAGCATTCGCACGGCGCGACTCGAAGCGGCAGCCGCACGCGCCGTTGAAATCGTAACTGCTTCGGGAACCGCGGTTGTCGTTTTGCTTGGCTCGCTACAGGTTTTAAACGGAGCCTTAACGCCCGGCGATGTGCTGGTCTTTTCTTCTTATCTGACGGCGCTCTACGGACCTGTGCGTAATCTCGCAAAATTCTCTTCAAAGTTCTCCAGAACCGTTGTCTGCGCGCAACGCATCAGCGAACTGTTGGAAACCGAACCCGGCGTTAAAGATTTGCCCACAGCAATAAAGGCGACAACGATTCAGGGTGAAATCTGTTTTAAAAATGTGTCCTTCGATTATGGCGACGGGAACAATGTGTTGAATCAAATATCGCTCAAAATTCCCAGAGGCGAACACCTCGCGCTGGTTGGAAATTCCGGCGCAGGCAAATCAACCATTGCAGCTTTATTGTTAAGATTTTTTGATGCCACATCCGGCGCAATTTTTATTGACCAAACGGATATTCGTAATTTTCAGCGCGATTCCTTACGACAAAAAATCGGCATTATTTTGCAGGAATCCATCTTATTCAGCGGCACTATTCAGGAAAATATCGCTTACGGTAAACTCGATGCCACGATAGAAGAAATCCAGGCTGCCGCCAAAGCCGCCAATGCTCACGAATTTATTATGAATCTCCCGCAAGGTTATCAAACGGTTGTCGGCGAACGCGGCGGCACCCTTTCAGGTGGACAAAGACAACGCATCGCGATTGCCCGAACCTTCATTCGTAATACCCCGATTTTAATCCTTGATGAACCCATGAGCGGGCTTGACGTTGAAAGCGAAGGCGCAGTTAAAGACGCATTGAAACGATTGATGGACGGAAGGACTTGTATCCTCATCACCCACGATATTCAATCGGCAGCCGAAGCCGATAGAATTCTTCTGCTTGAAAACGGGGCAATCATCGAACAGGGTTCGCACCAGACGTTGATGAGATATGGGCATCGCTATCAAAAATTATTTTCAAACAAAACCCCTTTAAAATCGGCTGTAAACTATTAA
- a CDS encoding aminoglycoside phosphotransferase family protein has translation MQNLEIFTNPDAARTVLQNHLPGFSHHQLQIDRCRILNSRYKTFLKDQSNEKSFLSICYQLGISRRENGAVDDHILYAKIFPPHASDREFSKTLNLRLSQPKFGMALSHLADFDMLVWSFPNDPTLTSLQDIMRLQSVKRYFPYQHIACKSPEHLTALQTTVVNYRPEIRCTTRFEISFKHRDKIANLVLYGKTFADDSGAEIYQRNQNLWRLLGQSKLNFKIARPLDYVAEIRTIWQQALPGVSLLSLINARSNRAIFKSIAQGLANFHELDWQVGNRITVDEILSECRKKAGKLLNAFPEQRETITAIHHQLQAVNSKLPPVNETLIHGDFHINQLLYHRNQIALFDFDELAIGDPMQDLANFIVDLLTQPIDANLAISLSRVFLNNYSKLKPICVERLRWHLTAQFLTKAYRLYWQQAECLPDKINKLLSLARQGVPELLRQPV, from the coding sequence ATGCAAAATCTGGAAATTTTTACTAACCCTGATGCGGCGAGAACCGTTTTACAAAATCATCTGCCGGGCTTTTCACACCATCAGTTGCAGATTGACCGTTGTCGCATTTTGAACTCCCGTTATAAAACTTTTTTAAAGGATCAATCGAATGAAAAATCTTTTCTTTCGATTTGCTACCAACTGGGAATTAGCAGACGCGAAAATGGCGCAGTTGATGACCACATTTTATATGCCAAAATTTTTCCACCGCATGCCAGCGACCGGGAATTTTCCAAGACGCTGAATTTACGATTGTCGCAACCAAAATTCGGCATGGCATTATCGCATCTGGCAGATTTTGATATGTTGGTCTGGTCATTTCCCAATGACCCCACGCTTACCAGTCTTCAAGACATCATGCGGTTGCAATCCGTTAAACGATACTTCCCCTATCAACACATCGCCTGCAAATCCCCTGAGCATTTAACCGCCTTGCAAACGACGGTGGTAAATTATCGACCGGAGATTCGTTGTACGACACGTTTTGAAATATCTTTTAAACACCGGGATAAAATCGCCAATCTGGTGTTATACGGCAAAACCTTCGCAGATGATAGCGGCGCAGAAATCTATCAAAGAAACCAAAATCTTTGGCGTTTGCTCGGTCAATCAAAGCTCAACTTTAAAATTGCCAGACCTTTGGATTACGTTGCGGAAATCCGCACCATCTGGCAGCAAGCCTTGCCCGGCGTATCGCTTTTGTCACTCATCAACGCCCGCAGCAACCGGGCAATTTTCAAATCCATTGCGCAAGGACTCGCCAATTTTCATGAGCTTGATTGGCAGGTCGGAAACCGGATTACGGTTGATGAAATTCTCAGCGAATGCCGGAAAAAAGCCGGTAAATTGCTGAATGCCTTTCCAGAACAGCGTGAAACCATCACGGCAATTCACCATCAACTACAGGCGGTCAACTCAAAGCTTCCGCCGGTCAACGAAACCCTGATTCATGGCGATTTTCATATCAATCAGTTGCTTTATCATCGAAACCAAATTGCGCTTTTTGATTTCGATGAACTGGCAATCGGTGACCCGATGCAGGATTTAGCCAATTTTATTGTCGATTTACTCACCCAACCGATTGATGCAAACCTGGCAATATCGTTATCAAGGGTGTTTTTGAACAATTACTCGAAACTCAAACCGATTTGCGTCGAACGGCTCAGGTGGCACCTGACGGCGCAATTTTTAACCAAAGCCTATCGCCTCTACTGGCAGCAGGCGGAATGCCTGCCAGACAAAATCAATAAACTTCTAAGCCTGGCTCGTCAGGGGGTTCCCGAACTTTTGAGGCAGCCGGTTTAG
- a CDS encoding glycosyltransferase — MKKPAILFYCQHALGMGHLIRSLALAQGLTERFAVTFLNGGKMPEGVKFSPEINVVHLPPLGFDQANQLISCDRRRSVDRAKQLRRQMIIETFAVTKPEMILIELFPFGRKKFADELLPLLEMAKSQAMKRPLVVCSLRDLLVGKRRDQQRHNERAVEIANRFFDAILVHTDPAFARLEDSLPNAIHLQPTIHYTGFVQIEKNVRVKMAKQSGRKIVVSAGGGMVGFGLFNTAIESYQRLPKNLGIELKLIAGPFLPEAEFRSLSNKIRGRKGIQLVHVVKDLTAELGAADASISQCGYNTALDILRSRVSALVVPFANGLEDEQMNRARRLEKMGALQVLDQNDLSAERLAEAMVELLNFKPHPLNLNLQGVKTTAHLLDSLIRQSSDKCRQLPLPKAQFNSEVRL; from the coding sequence ATGAAAAAACCTGCAATCTTATTTTATTGTCAGCATGCGCTCGGAATGGGACATCTGATTCGTTCTCTGGCGCTGGCACAAGGGTTGACCGAACGATTCGCCGTGACTTTTTTAAACGGCGGCAAAATGCCTGAAGGGGTTAAATTCTCTCCTGAAATAAATGTTGTTCATCTGCCACCTCTCGGTTTTGATCAAGCGAATCAATTAATCAGTTGCGACCGTCGCCGCAGCGTAGATCGCGCAAAACAATTGCGCCGACAAATGATTATTGAAACCTTTGCCGTCACCAAACCGGAAATGATTTTGATTGAACTGTTCCCTTTTGGACGGAAAAAATTTGCCGACGAACTTTTACCATTGCTTGAGATGGCTAAATCTCAAGCAATGAAACGCCCGTTAGTGGTTTGCAGTTTGCGCGACCTCCTGGTTGGGAAACGGCGTGACCAGCAACGCCACAATGAACGGGCGGTCGAAATTGCCAATCGATTTTTTGATGCGATTTTAGTCCACACTGACCCTGCATTTGCTCGCCTCGAAGACTCTCTGCCGAACGCCATTCATTTGCAGCCGACCATTCATTACACAGGGTTTGTTCAAATCGAAAAAAATGTCCGGGTAAAGATGGCAAAGCAATCCGGTCGAAAAATCGTCGTCTCAGCAGGCGGCGGGATGGTGGGGTTCGGGCTTTTTAACACCGCGATAGAGTCCTATCAACGCTTACCCAAAAATCTCGGAATCGAATTGAAATTGATTGCCGGGCCATTTTTACCCGAAGCGGAATTTCGCAGTTTAAGTAACAAAATCCGTGGACGAAAAGGCATTCAACTCGTCCATGTCGTTAAGGATTTGACCGCCGAACTTGGCGCCGCCGACGCCTCAATCAGTCAATGTGGTTACAACACCGCGTTGGATATTTTGCGCAGTCGGGTTTCCGCTCTGGTCGTTCCGTTTGCCAATGGGCTTGAAGATGAGCAGATGAATCGCGCTCGTCGTTTGGAAAAAATGGGCGCGTTGCAGGTTCTCGACCAGAATGACCTGAGCGCCGAGCGCCTTGCCGAAGCGATGGTTGAATTATTGAACTTCAAACCTCACCCTTTGAACCTCAACCTGCAAGGGGTAAAAACTACTGCGCACCTACTCGACAGCTTAATCCGGCAAAGCTCAGATAAATGTCGCCAACTGCCTTTACCAAAAGCTCAATTCAATTCAGAGGTGAGATTATGA
- a CDS encoding GDP-mannose 4,6-dehydratase — protein sequence MKHILVTGGAGFIGSNLVDRLLMDVNQRVTVIDNFNDFYDRRIKQRNIQSQVNHPGFQLVEADIADSERMQNLFTENQFDAVIHLAARAGVRPSLENPLAYQETNVRGTYVLLEAARLHEVSRFIFGSSSSVYGINARIPFSEDDPVAQPISPYAATKIAGEAACHTYSHLYGMQVVCLRFFTVYGARQRPDLAIHKFTKAISEGRPIPVFGDGTSRRDYTYIDDILSGVLAALDYHQTQFEVINLGESQTVELRYLIEVIEKTLGKPAKIDWQPMQQGDVPVTFANIEKARRLLGYNPQTKIDAGIEKFVEWFRLQK from the coding sequence ATGAAACACATTTTGGTTACAGGCGGAGCAGGATTTATCGGCAGCAACTTGGTTGACCGTTTGTTGATGGATGTCAACCAGCGGGTAACCGTGATTGATAACTTCAATGATTTTTATGACCGACGAATCAAACAACGGAATATCCAATCGCAAGTCAATCACCCGGGTTTTCAACTGGTCGAAGCGGACATCGCAGATAGTGAGCGGATGCAAAATCTGTTTACTGAAAATCAATTTGATGCAGTCATTCATCTGGCAGCGCGCGCCGGCGTCCGCCCTTCACTTGAAAATCCTTTGGCGTATCAGGAAACCAATGTACGCGGCACTTATGTTTTGCTGGAAGCGGCGCGTCTGCACGAGGTTTCCCGGTTTATTTTTGGCTCGTCGAGTTCGGTTTATGGCATCAACGCCCGCATACCGTTTTCCGAAGACGACCCGGTGGCGCAACCGATTTCACCTTATGCGGCAACCAAAATTGCCGGTGAAGCTGCCTGCCACACCTACAGCCATTTGTATGGTATGCAGGTGGTTTGTCTGCGTTTTTTCACAGTGTATGGCGCGCGACAACGACCCGATTTAGCGATTCACAAATTCACCAAAGCGATTAGTGAGGGTCGCCCGATTCCGGTTTTCGGAGATGGCACAAGCAGACGCGATTACACCTATATTGATGATATTTTGTCGGGAGTTTTAGCAGCGTTGGATTACCATCAGACTCAATTTGAGGTGATTAATCTGGGCGAATCGCAAACCGTTGAATTGCGTTATTTGATTGAAGTCATCGAAAAAACCCTGGGGAAACCGGCAAAGATTGACTGGCAACCGATGCAACAGGGTGATGTGCCGGTAACCTTTGCCAACATTGAAAAAGCCCGTCGATTACTCGGTTATAATCCGCAAACTAAAATCGATGCCGGCATCGAAAAATTCGTCGAGTGGTTTCGATTGCAAAAGTAA
- a CDS encoding acyl-CoA dehydrogenase family protein → MDFSLTDEQQQFLKSLKEFLANEIEPHAAEMDRSESFRRDNFKALAEFGYLGLNFPEAYGGSGADFITATLAGIELSRACAATALSAGASVALCGYPILQYGSESQRKNYLPKLISGEWIGAMALTEPGAGSDLAAIKTRAQRRGDKLIINGTKTYITNGTIADLIMVFVTTTTNDGKPGYSLILVEGNAKGLTRGRKLEKMGVRGSPTSELFFEDCEVSVENILGVEHQGFPILMRCLAYDRVGMASWCLGIAKASLDEALKYATTRKAFGKTLAEHQEISFKLAEMKAEIDTAELLILRAAWLHDQGQDVTTEASIAKLYASEVAKRAADQAVQIHGGAGYFRDYRVERLYRDARLCEIGEGTSEIQRMIIARSILK, encoded by the coding sequence ATGGATTTTTCACTAACAGATGAACAACAGCAATTCCTGAAATCATTAAAAGAATTTCTCGCCAATGAAATCGAACCACACGCCGCCGAAATGGACAGAAGCGAATCATTCCGTCGCGATAACTTCAAAGCCCTCGCAGAATTCGGTTATCTCGGTTTGAACTTCCCGGAAGCCTATGGGGGCAGCGGCGCTGATTTTATAACCGCGACGCTTGCCGGAATCGAATTGTCGCGTGCCTGCGCCGCGACGGCGCTTTCAGCAGGCGCAAGCGTCGCTTTGTGCGGCTATCCGATTTTGCAATATGGCAGCGAAAGCCAGCGAAAAAACTATCTGCCGAAATTGATTTCCGGCGAGTGGATTGGCGCGATGGCGCTTACCGAACCGGGCGCAGGCTCCGATCTTGCTGCAATAAAAACCCGTGCTCAACGACGCGGCGATAAGCTAATTATTAACGGCACCAAAACCTATATCACCAATGGCACGATTGCCGATTTGATTATGGTGTTTGTCACGACCACTACAAACGACGGCAAGCCGGGTTACAGTTTGATATTGGTTGAAGGCAATGCCAAAGGTTTAACCCGCGGGCGCAAATTGGAAAAGATGGGGGTGCGCGGTTCACCTACGAGTGAACTGTTTTTTGAAGATTGCGAAGTCTCTGTAGAAAATATTTTAGGCGTCGAACATCAAGGCTTTCCGATACTGATGCGCTGTCTGGCATATGACCGCGTCGGCATGGCGTCGTGGTGCCTGGGGATTGCCAAAGCCAGTCTCGATGAAGCGTTGAAATATGCAACCACCCGCAAGGCATTCGGAAAGACATTGGCTGAGCATCAGGAAATCAGTTTCAAACTCGCGGAGATGAAAGCCGAAATCGATACGGCTGAGTTATTGATTTTGCGCGCTGCCTGGTTACATGACCAGGGACAAGATGTAACTACTGAAGCCTCGATAGCCAAGTTGTACGCTTCAGAAGTTGCCAAACGCGCCGCAGACCAGGCTGTACAAATTCATGGCGGCGCGGGCTATTTTCGCGATTACCGCGTTGAACGTTTGTATCGCGATGCGCGGCTTTGCGAAATCGGTGAAGGGACGAGCGAAATTCAACGAATGATTATTGCCCGCTCAATTCTGAAATGA
- a CDS encoding isoprenylcysteine carboxylmethyltransferase family protein, with protein MASKKAYLAMKGFWQIALFITGYLLIVLLCLRQWRSSTPWERLNFFAMAALLLSCLLAVQQLRLTSKLPDAQDVIREAFGINFDPQMGKFVGLLAFAELFVFIDYAHWQLVPALENRILQTIGLALYGLDIFWLVWVDAYLANHFASVKNARQVITDGPYSWVRHPRYVGLILSRIAFALAFASVLGWLIVIGWIWVVNRRIRLEEPHLNELFGTAYDDYARRTARLIPHLY; from the coding sequence ATGGCATCAAAAAAAGCTTATCTGGCAATGAAGGGCTTCTGGCAAATCGCGCTATTTATCACAGGCTACCTATTGATAGTCCTGTTGTGTTTGCGGCAATGGAGAAGTTCGACACCCTGGGAGAGGTTGAATTTTTTTGCGATGGCGGCACTCCTGCTCAGTTGTTTACTTGCCGTTCAACAATTGCGACTGACGAGCAAACTTCCAGATGCTCAAGATGTCATTCGCGAAGCTTTTGGTATCAACTTCGATCCGCAGATGGGAAAATTCGTCGGGCTTCTGGCGTTTGCCGAACTATTTGTGTTTATTGATTACGCGCACTGGCAGTTGGTTCCGGCTTTGGAAAACCGGATTTTGCAAACCATTGGTCTGGCACTTTATGGATTAGATATTTTCTGGTTGGTTTGGGTCGATGCTTATCTTGCAAACCATTTCGCGAGTGTCAAGAATGCCAGACAGGTCATAACCGATGGACCCTATTCTTGGGTTCGCCATCCGCGTTATGTTGGATTGATTTTAAGCCGCATCGCTTTCGCATTAGCTTTTGCAAGTGTCCTGGGTTGGTTAATCGTCATCGGTTGGATTTGGGTGGTCAATCGTCGCATACGGTTGGAAGAGCCACATCTCAACGAACTGTTCGGAACCGCATACGACGATTACGCGAGGCGCACAGCGCGGCTCATCCCGCACCTTTATTAG
- a CDS encoding acyl-CoA dehydrogenase family protein, with amino-acid sequence MDYTLTEDQEQLRKLVEDFARREAKPYDEKHGREAFPWQLFRKAGELGLAAIPFSTEYGGGGMDYMSYSLALEEFSRLETPLGSILSVHGLPQLILNKFGTLEQKQKYLPAMARAELLGAFALTEPHAGSDAQSINTRAELVGEQYILNGQKIWITHGGEADVYVVMAVTTKGIGSKGISSFIVEKATDGLSFGKRERPMGLPHFTREVFFEDCAIPKTNIIGKEGDGFKVAMTALDSGRITVAATSIGLAQAAFDHALKYTVERKAFGKHIAEFQGIQFMLADMAAAIEAARCVMRKAAYLRDRGLPFNVEASMAKLLATDAAMKVSTDAVQIFGGYGTSEDYPVQMLMREAKIGQIVEGTNQIQRMIIARELLKKLKQ; translated from the coding sequence ATGGATTACACTTTGACCGAAGACCAAGAACAATTGCGAAAGCTGGTTGAAGATTTCGCTAGGCGTGAAGCCAAACCTTATGACGAAAAACATGGCAGGGAAGCGTTTCCCTGGCAACTGTTTCGCAAAGCCGGAGAGTTGGGACTCGCGGCAATTCCATTTTCAACCGAATACGGTGGCGGCGGCATGGATTATATGAGCTATTCATTGGCGCTCGAAGAATTCTCAAGGCTGGAAACGCCGCTCGGCTCGATTCTATCAGTACACGGCTTGCCGCAACTCATCTTGAATAAATTCGGCACCCTGGAACAGAAACAGAAATACCTTCCGGCGATGGCGCGGGCTGAACTGCTGGGAGCCTTCGCGCTCACCGAACCGCACGCCGGTTCCGATGCGCAATCAATTAATACTCGCGCTGAACTCGTCGGCGAGCAGTATATTTTGAACGGGCAAAAAATCTGGATTACCCACGGCGGCGAAGCCGATGTCTATGTCGTGATGGCGGTGACCACCAAAGGCATCGGCTCGAAAGGCATCAGTTCATTCATCGTTGAAAAAGCCACCGACGGACTTTCATTCGGCAAGCGCGAACGCCCGATGGGTTTGCCGCATTTCACCCGCGAAGTTTTCTTTGAAGATTGCGCCATTCCGAAAACCAATATTATTGGCAAAGAAGGCGACGGGTTTAAAGTGGCGATGACGGCGCTTGATTCCGGGCGCATCACGGTTGCCGCAACTTCGATAGGTTTGGCGCAGGCAGCATTTGACCACGCCCTCAAATACACCGTTGAACGTAAAGCCTTCGGCAAACACATCGCGGAATTTCAGGGCATACAATTTATGCTGGCGGATATGGCGGCGGCGATTGAAGCGGCGCGTTGTGTGATGCGCAAGGCGGCTTATCTGCGCGACAGGGGGTTGCCGTTTAATGTCGAAGCGTCGATGGCGAAATTACTGGCGACCGATGCGGCGATGAAAGTTTCAACCGACGCAGTGCAGATTTTCGGTGGTTACGGGACGAGTGAAGATTACCCGGTGCAGATGCTCATGCGGGAAGCCAAAATCGGGCAAATCGTCGAAGGCACCAATCAAATTCAAAGAATGATTATTGCCCGCGAATTATTGAAAAAATTGAAACAATAA
- a CDS encoding CaiB/BaiF CoA-transferase family protein, with protein sequence MKQALEGIRILDLSRLLPGPYCTMMLGDLGAEVIKIEEVKGGDPTRHSLPKLGSQGAAFRQVNRNKKSLAINLKNPQGRDLFLRLSETADVIFEQFRPGVVDRLGIGYHTIKEINPRLVYCSLTGFGQDGPHRDRSGHDLNYLALSGVLGLSTDDNGKPAMSGTQVADLAGGMIAGFAVLAALLAREKTGRGQYIDVSMFDVMVSMLPIAGAQYFAGKNFKVGDKFALSGAYPFYNVYETSDGGWMTLGALEPKFWANFCTTVGREDLIAKQFSEGTDKRALFDEVRAIFKSKTRDEWIAVMRDADCCCEPVLSVGEAFTHEQTIARNLIIERSSETDGLINQLGFSYRLSDTPLQVNSLSPELGEHTQELLAQIGISQDARDELVNEGVIHG encoded by the coding sequence ATGAAACAGGCTCTCGAAGGCATACGCATTCTTGACTTATCCAGACTTTTGCCCGGACCCTATTGCACCATGATGCTCGGCGATTTGGGCGCTGAGGTCATCAAAATCGAAGAGGTCAAAGGCGGCGACCCGACGCGCCATTCGTTGCCGAAACTCGGCTCGCAAGGCGCGGCTTTTCGACAGGTCAATCGCAATAAAAAATCCCTCGCGATTAATTTAAAAAATCCCCAGGGGCGCGACCTGTTTTTGCGACTCTCGGAAACCGCCGATGTCATCTTTGAGCAGTTCCGTCCCGGAGTGGTTGACCGTTTAGGTATCGGTTACCACACAATTAAAGAAATCAATCCGCGCCTCGTTTATTGTTCGCTCACCGGTTTCGGTCAGGACGGGCCGCATCGCGACCGTAGCGGTCATGATTTGAATTATCTGGCGCTATCGGGCGTGCTTGGTCTTTCGACCGATGATAACGGCAAACCCGCAATGTCGGGCACACAGGTCGCAGACCTTGCGGGCGGGATGATTGCCGGATTCGCGGTGCTTGCGGCGCTCTTGGCGAGAGAGAAAACCGGACGCGGGCAATACATTGATGTTTCGATGTTCGATGTTATGGTTTCCATGTTGCCGATTGCCGGGGCGCAATATTTCGCGGGTAAAAATTTCAAGGTGGGCGATAAATTCGCGCTGTCGGGGGCGTATCCTTTTTACAATGTCTATGAAACCAGTGATGGCGGATGGATGACGCTTGGCGCACTCGAACCGAAATTCTGGGCGAATTTTTGCACCACCGTCGGGCGCGAAGATTTAATCGCCAAACAATTTTCCGAAGGCACGGATAAACGCGCGTTGTTCGATGAAGTCCGGGCGATTTTCAAATCGAAAACCCGCGATGAATGGATAGCCGTGATGCGTGATGCCGATTGTTGTTGCGAACCGGTATTATCGGTTGGTGAAGCCTTCACTCACGAACAGACAATCGCGCGTAATTTGATAATCGAGCGTTCATCTGAAACCGATGGACTAATCAACCAACTGGGCTTTTCTTACAGGCTGAGCGACACCCCCTTGCAGGTGAATTCGCTTTCGCCGGAACTCGGCGAACACACGCAGGAATTGCTTGCCCAGATCGGCATTTCGCAAGATGCGAGAGATGAACTTGTCAACGAAGGCGTGATTCACGGGTAA
- a CDS encoding VWA domain-containing protein, with translation MIGFKSTRIWFIWTLIFIFSASSLLAQQQKNQGSSDDEPVKLQTTLVQVPVIVKDRTERYLTDLKKSEFKLFENGIEQEVTFFGTVEEPFNVALLIDSSGSTVEKLNQIKAAASAFIETLRPHDRVMVMEFNDSVTIHAEMTGNRDALHQAISRIQPGEFTQVYEAVYTAVWERLANMKGRKAVILFSDGIDNASTELDEEDTFAAITESEDVIVYPIRYNTREDVEHKLELKYANQVLLPEQARATTANLTVKKPPTFEEALRDLDRTYRQADEYLYELARLSGGVVERADRLTDLQSAFGRIADELRKQYLIGYYPKDEKSEIDRRIVVKVTRPDARVRARPGYKVGQ, from the coding sequence ATGATTGGCTTTAAATCAACCCGCATTTGGTTCATCTGGACATTGATTTTTATTTTTTCTGCTTCATCTCTGCTCGCTCAACAACAGAAGAATCAGGGGTCATCAGATGACGAACCGGTAAAACTGCAAACCACATTGGTACAAGTCCCTGTGATTGTCAAAGACCGCACCGAGCGTTACCTCACTGACCTCAAAAAATCGGAATTTAAACTATTTGAAAACGGAATTGAACAGGAAGTCACCTTTTTCGGAACTGTTGAAGAACCCTTTAATGTCGCTTTGCTGATTGATTCAAGCGGTTCCACGGTCGAAAAACTGAACCAGATCAAAGCAGCAGCTTCGGCGTTTATCGAAACCCTCAGACCGCATGACCGGGTGATGGTCATGGAATTTAACGACAGTGTGACCATTCATGCTGAAATGACCGGCAACCGCGACGCCTTGCATCAAGCCATTTCGCGTATCCAACCCGGTGAATTCACTCAAGTTTACGAAGCGGTTTACACGGCGGTCTGGGAACGCTTAGCCAATATGAAAGGGCGAAAAGCGGTTATTCTGTTTTCCGATGGCATCGATAATGCCAGCACCGAACTCGACGAAGAGGATACCTTTGCAGCCATCACCGAAAGCGAAGATGTCATCGTCTATCCGATTCGCTATAACACGCGTGAAGATGTCGAACACAAACTCGAATTAAAATATGCCAATCAGGTCTTGCTGCCGGAACAGGCGCGCGCCACAACCGCGAATTTAACCGTAAAAAAACCACCGACGTTTGAAGAAGCGTTACGCGATTTAGATCGAACCTACCGTCAGGCGGATGAATATCTTTATGAATTAGCCAGACTCTCAGGCGGGGTTGTCGAACGCGCCGATAGACTCACAGATTTACAGTCGGCGTTTGGGCGCATTGCCGATGAACTGCGAAAACAATATTTAATCGGCTATTACCCGAAGGACGAAAAAAGTGAGATTGATAGACGAATCGTGGTTAAGGTGACCCGACCGGATGCCAGAGTTCGCGCCCGTCCGGGATATAAGGTTGGACAATAA